In Erigeron canadensis isolate Cc75 chromosome 8, C_canadensis_v1, whole genome shotgun sequence, the DNA window TGTGTAACTGTCATGTAGCTAAGCTTAGATTTAGAACCGTCacatagtaaaaaaaattttaatatttattgtataatgaataaatgtttcgcctcatttttatggattgaaaAGTTAGGCGTTCTATAACTAAGCTTcatgttttgtgtgtgtgtgtgtgtgtgtacacATTTTGCCAATGAGCTTTAGCTCAATTGGCATGAGGGAAGTGAATAAATGGATTTAAGTTCAAATGGATCCAAGACGGGTTTTAtgggtttttttatataaaaaaaaaacccggtGGCTTTGGTTCCCTGTGGCGCTCTCTGTTGTTTGTGGAATTAGGGGCATATTGGGTGCTTTTTACCATTGGGTAATCGCGGGTAGCTGGACATTAATCTTTGTTggacgttaaaaaaaaagttgtatttgtgttttttaataCTAGTGATTATCTTGAACTGTGATTAATGAGTATCATGTGATGTTAATAGAGTGATGATTCTGTGGTGGAGTTGCTTCAAACACTAGCTGATATGGATCTAACTTTCAAAGGACTTCAGGTTTGACTAAagcttaaagttttttttttttttctgaagtAAAGTTGATGCAAGTTTTTATGTGGTTAAACATTGTAAGTTATGATTCTTTAGGAAAGTGATATCGGAAGGCATGTGAATCGACTTCGTAAGCATCCGTCAAGTGAAGTGAGATCATTGGTTAAGCACCTTGTGAGGTTAGTCATTTATGGTTAAATTGTTAAGAGTTGAACTATTGTTAGATATCCGTATATAACGTTCTGCATTTTGTATATAGGAAATGGAAAGAGTTAGTCGATGAGTGGGTTGGTTccaataacaataatgatcaTCAAAATTCTTTAACAGGTACGTGATAAACGTTTGTATTGTGAATGGCTGAACcctgtttgtgttttgtgatGTAAATGACCTTCGGTTATAATTGCTTGGTATTTGCAGATGGTGACTCACCTTTGTTGCATAATGTATCACGTAAAGCGCATAACGGTAGTCAACAGGTGATATGACACCCGGAATCTTGAGTGttgttttctgaataaaaaaaagatgCTGATTTGCATATATTCTTAAGCTATTTTGATAAGGTGAAAGTGTTTCTCTACAGGGACATGATTCTGGCTACTCTCCTAATCCACACAGTTAAGTATCGAATCCAACTTAACTAATTCAATGGCTTTTAGATTCTCATTTGGGGctgtttttgataaatttattaataattgtCCTAAATGTGAAACTGTAGATTGGAGTCCTGCCCCTGAAAGGATCACTAATGAACTAGAGCAACGTCCAAAAAGTGTGGTTCCCAAGAGAGAAACACCCTCAAGACCAGTAACTCAGCCCCATAAATCCATGACCGCTTCTGTTTCTACTCCTCAGAACGTATATCTATCGTActcttttctcatatatatataatccctttttttaaagattttttatgatttagttGGGATTTTTACAGCGACCACGCAAAGAACAAAGCATTGATTCTGACAGGCTAGCATCGGCTAGAAAGCGGCTTCAAGAGAACTACCAAGAAGCCcaaaatggtttgtttatttcttttaccAACAGTTTGGTTTCTTCATTCATGGAACGTTATAACTTTCATTCTGTTGAATATTTTGGCTGACTCTTATCATTGGGTGTATTGTGTTTTCCTGTAGCCAAAAAGCAGAGGACAATACAAGTGATGGATATTCATGAGATACCGAAGCCAAAGAATGGTTTCATTGCCAAGAATAAAGGCAATTTTCATGGAAGGAACCATAGATGATGATGTTTCCGTTTCCGCCAGGGTTTCGCAGAAAGCTGTGTGCCCTTGTGACACTTTCACCATGCCCCTCTTTGCATTCTCAACATAAAACTACTTTTATCTTATATGGTGGCAAAGTCTATTTTCAAAAGCTAAACTTACTGTTCTATCCCATATATACACTATAGTGTTATATCTACTGCTTTTTGTGAGATGTGATTCTGCAAATCACTTGGGTACTTCAAAGCTATTCGCCAAGACTTTGGGTTTTGGATTATTTTGGTGTAAAATCTATATGATttcaaatatcaaatttaattttttggaATTTATGTCATTTCCGTTTCTAATATAGAAAAGAATATTTTTTGTTTCGAATTTATTTGTAAGACGTTTATATATGGTTTCTGACTTTCTGTAATGTATAGGAttttatcaaaatttgaaaatttgaaaaattttcatgtttttataagAAACTAGCTGCACGTTTATAAGTTACTatgttttttacccgcacgatgtgcggttatttaaaacaatcatttaACAAAGTTGTAACAAATATTCTTTCTTTTGTAAATATAAGAATAAAGATAAAACAATGTGAAAATGTGATAATATTTAATCACATGAATAAAATTATCGATAATAATAGTTTTcata includes these proteins:
- the LOC122611328 gene encoding probable mediator of RNA polymerase II transcription subunit 26c; this translates as MDSDELREILSNYRLDIWGMIDTAITLAAADYPLELKNRRDGIVERLYNNNNWGVKNDQQQVNEKEVQQADSPYTPQSIPQHNNNNNTNNNTTNNNNNDEDETVDPYGGLFDDEDDEQIKILNIKQQLEDPHQSDDSVVELLQTLADMDLTFKGLQESDIGRHVNRLRKHPSSEVRSLVKHLVRKWKELVDEWVGSNNNNDHQNSLTDGDSPLLHNVSRKAHNGSQQGHDSGYSPNPHNWSPAPERITNELEQRPKSVVPKRETPSRPVTQPHKSMTASVSTPQNRPRKEQSIDSDRLASARKRLQENYQEAQNAKKQRTIQVMDIHEIPKPKNGFIAKNKGNFHGRNHR